A region from the Acyrthosiphon pisum isolate AL4f chromosome A1, pea_aphid_22Mar2018_4r6ur, whole genome shotgun sequence genome encodes:
- the LOC100160747 gene encoding uncharacterized protein LOC100160747: MIYFGKSSLWTALLLWLWFENNVTGADDNYNNNGVHEEKDTPHSRQKRLLWITTDGRLALPPGTRLTITPSLSLPFVRYPPDGFLSNMSISLPFTIDFDGLGLTDNQNPFGAFPPILARSMGRQMGSVLADYVSQLMDGRRSTRSVPTLPKPIHSYFQGGER; this comes from the exons ATGATATACTTTGGGAAATCGTCTTTGTGGACCGCGTTGTTACTGTGGTTGTGGTTCGAGAACAATGTCACCGGTGCAGACGACAACTACAACAATAATGGTGTGCATGAGGAGAAGGACACGCCACACTCGCGGCAGAAACGTCTGCTGTGGATCACCACGGACGGCCGCCTGGCCCTGCCACCCGGCACCAGGCTAACGATAACACCATCGCTGTCGCTACCGTTCGTCAGATACCCACCAGACGGGTTCCTGTCCAACATGAGTATCAGCTTGCCATTCACGA TCGACTTCGATGGCTTGGGGCTGACCGATAATCAGAATCCGTTCGGCGCCTTCCCGCCGATATTGGCAAGGAGCATGGGAAGACAGATGGGTTCGGTACTCGCCGACTATGTGTCTCAACTTATGGATGGCCGGAGATCGACTAGATCTGTTCCAACATTACCCAAACCAATACACTCGTACTTCCAAGGAGGTGAAAGGTAA